In the Phaseolus vulgaris cultivar G19833 chromosome 7, P. vulgaris v2.0, whole genome shotgun sequence genome, one interval contains:
- the LOC137829458 gene encoding uncharacterized protein, whose protein sequence is MKNALVGLKPSLPLSHSFPFSSSLSLTPFSFSLSSKPHPLLSFATNNNNKDLREQGNTQQPQPEPPNASKEQQEKVNDSSNQRLPILGFNWRNLLDPDPDNILALGLTGILTWASVQVLWQLLFISLAILVAALKYSFIAALLVFILIALL, encoded by the coding sequence ATGAAGAATGCGTTGGTAGGGTTGAAACCCTCACTtcctctttctcactcttttccCTTCTCTTCTTCCCTTTCCCTCACAcccttctctttctctctctcctcaAAACCTCACCCACTTCTCTCTTTCGCtaccaacaacaacaacaaagattTGAGGGAACAGGGAAACACACAGCAACCGCAACCAGAACCACCCAATGCTTCCAAGGAACAGCAAGAGAAGGTCAATGATTCGAGCAATCAAAGACTACCCATTTTGGGTTTCAATTGGAGGAACCTTTTGGACCCTGACCCTGACAACATCCTTGCCCTTGGCCTCACGGGCATTCTCACATGGGCAAGTGTGCAGGTCCTCTGGCAGCTCTTGTTCATCTCTTTGGCCATTCTTGTTGCTGCCCTCAAGTACTCTTTCATCGCTGCTCTTCTCGTCTTCATTCTCATTGCCCTTCTTTGA
- the LOC137830492 gene encoding glycerol-3-phosphate dehydrogenase SDP6, mitochondrial-like isoform X2, which translates to MTRLRRIGTAIGAAVATAYGASILLSPPVSVSDHGAGGSYIATVREKIHDPFAAVPSREVQRSALIGAGATSPLDVLVIGGGATGSGVALDAVTRGLRVGLVEREDFSSGTSSRSTKLIHGGVRYLEKAFFQLDYGQLKLVFHALEERKQVIDNAPHLCHALPCMTPCFDWFEVLYYWIGLKMYDLVAGARLLHLSRYYSAKESVELFPTLAKEGKGRSLRGTVVYYDGQMNDARLNVGLACTAALAGAAVLNHAEVVSLLKDDAGERIIGARIRDNLTGKEFDTYAKVIVNAAGPFCDSIRKMADKSARDLISPSSGVHIILPDYYSPEGMGLIVPKTKDGRVVFMLPWLGRTVAGTTDSNTSFTFLPEPHEDEIQFILDAISDYLNVKVRRTDVLSAWSGIRPLAMDPSAKNTESISRDHVVFEGYPGLVTITGGKWTTYRSMAEDAVNTAIKSGKLSPINACVTNNLRIVGGEGWDPASFTILSQQYVRMKVTYKGKVVPGVMDTAAAKHLSHAYGTLAERVAVIAQNENLGKRLAHGYPFLEAEVAYCARHEYCESAIDFISRRSRLAFLDTDAAGRALPRVIQILGSEHKWDKARQKQEMQKAKEFLETFKSSKNAQFHDGKHN; encoded by the exons ATGACTCGCCTCAGGCGAATCGGCACCGCCATTGGAGCCGCCGTCGCCACCGCATACGGCGCCTCCATCCTCCTCTCGCCTCCTGTCTCCGTCAGCGACCATGGAGCCGGGGGATCATACATCGCCACTGTCCGGGAGAAGATCCACGATCCATTCGCCGCCGTGCCGTCGAGAGAGGTCCAGCGGTCGGCGCTGATCGGCGCCGGCGCCACAAGTCCTCTAGACGTTCTCGTCATCGGCGGCGGAGCCACCGGCTCCGGCGTGGCCCTCGACGCCGTCACTCGAGGGCTCCGCGTCGGCCTCGTCGAGAGAGAGGATTTCTCTTCCGGAACTTCCTCTCGCTCCACCAAGCTCATTCATGGAG GTGTTCGTTACCTAGAGAAAGCTTTCTTTCAACTTGACTATGGCCAACTGAAGTTAGTATTCCATGCACTTGAGGAGCGTAAACAGGTTATTGACAATGCACCACACCTATGTCATGCTTTGCCTTGCATGACACCATGTTTTGACTGGTTTGAAGTACTGTACTACTGGATTGGCTTGAAAATGTACGATTTGGTCGCAGGAGCACGACTCTTACACTTATCGAGATATTATTCTGCTAAGGAGTCTGTTGAACTCTTTCCCACTCTGGCAAAGGAGGGAAAAGGTAGAAGTCTGAGGGGCACAGTTGTTTATTATGATGGACAAATGAATGATGCACGTCTTAATGTTGGGTTGGCTTGCACAGCAGCGTTAGCTGGTGCTGCAGTGCTCAATCACGCCGAAGTTGTATCTTTACTGAAGGATGATGCTGGTGAGCGGATAATTGGTGCACGAATTAGGGACAATTTAACTG GCAAAGAGTTTGATACATATGCAAAAGTAATTGTGAATGCGGCTGGGCCTTTTTGTGATTCTATAAGGAAAATGGCTGACAAAAGTGCACGAGACTTGATTTCTCCAAGCAGTGGTGTACATATTATACTCCCTGATTATTATTCTCCAGAGGGAATGGGCTTGATTGTTCCGAAAACTAAGGATGGACGTGTTGTTTTCATGCTACCATGGTTGGGAAGGACAGTTGCCGGAACTACAGATTCTAATACTAGCTTTACCTTTCTTCCAGAaccacatgaagatgaaataCAATTTATATTGGATGCCATCTCTGATTACCTTAATGTTAAA GTCCGACGCACTGACGTTCTTTCTGCCTGGAGTGGCATTCGTCCATTAGCCATGGACCCATCAGCTAAAAATACCGAGAGTATCTCTAGGGATCATGTTGTCTTTGAGGGTTACCCTGGTTTGGTTACCATTACTGGTGGCAAGTGGACTACCTATAGAAG CATGGCAGAAGATGCTGTCAATACAGCTATAAAGTCTGGGAAGTTGAGCCCCATCAATGCATGTGTCACCAACAATCTCAGGATTGTTGGTGGTGAAGGGTGGGATCCTGCATCTTTTACCATTCTTTCTCAACAGTATGTGCGCATGAAAGTAACATACAAGGGTAAAGTTGTTCCTGGTGTGATGGACACTGCTGCAGCGAAGCACTTGTCTCATGCATATGGAACATTGGCTGAACGTGTTGCTGTCATTGCTCAG AATGAAAATTTGGGTAAGCGACTTGCCCATGGTTACCCTTTTTTGGAGGCTGAGGTGGCCTACTGTGCTCGGCATGAGTATTGTGAATCTGCAATTGACTTCATTTCGAGGAGGTCTCGTCTAGCTTTCCTTGACACAGATGCTGCAGGACGGGCATTACCTCGTGTCATTCAAATATTAGGATCTGAGCACAAATGGGACAAGGCAAGGCAGAAACAAGAGATGCAGAAGGCTAAAGAATTTCTGGAGACTTTTAAATCCTCAAAAAATGCTCAATTCCATGATGGGAAGCATAATTAG
- the LOC137830492 gene encoding glycerol-3-phosphate dehydrogenase SDP6, mitochondrial-like isoform X1, protein MTRLRRIGTAIGAAVATAYGASILLSPPVSVSDHGAGGSYIATVREKIHDPFAAVPSREVQRSALIGAGATSPLDVLVIGGGATGSGVALDAVTRGLRVGLVEREDFSSGTSSRSTKLIHGGVRYLEKAFFQLDYGQLKLVFHALEERKQVIDNAPHLCHALPCMTPCFDWFEVLYYWIGLKMYDLVAGARLLHLSRYYSAKESVELFPTLAKEGKGRSLRGTVVYYDGQMNDARLNVGLACTAALAGAAVLNHAEVVSLLKDDAGERIIGARIRDNLTGKEFDTYAKVIVNAAGPFCDSIRKMADKSARDLISPSSGVHIILPDYYSPEGMGLIVPKTKDGRVVFMLPWLGRTVAGTTDSNTSFTFLPEPHEDEIQFILDAISDYLNVKVRRTDVLSAWSGIRPLAMDPSAKNTESISRDHVVFEGYPGLVTITGGKWTTYRSMAEDAVNTAIKSGKLSPINACVTNNLRIVGGEGWDPASFTILSQQYVRMKVTYKGKVVPGVMDTAAAKHLSHAYGTLAERVAVIAQNENLGKRLAHGYPFLEAEVAYCARHEYCESAIDFISRRSRLAFLDTDAAGRALPRVIQILGSEHKWDKARQKQEMQKAKEFLETFKSSKNAQFHDGKHN, encoded by the exons ATGACTCGCCTCAGGCGAATCGGCACCGCCATTGGAGCCGCCGTCGCCACCGCATACGGCGCCTCCATCCTCCTCTCGCCTCCTGTCTCCGTCAGCGACCATGGAGCCGGGGGATCATACATCGCCACTGTCCGGGAGAAGATCCACGATCCATTCGCCGCCGTGCCGTCGAGAGAGGTCCAGCGGTCGGCGCTGATCGGCGCCGGCGCCACAAGTCCTCTAGACGTTCTCGTCATCGGCGGCGGAGCCACCGGCTCCGGCGTGGCCCTCGACGCCGTCACTCGAGGGCTCCGCGTCGGCCTCGTCGAGAGAGAGGATTTCTCTTCCGGAACTTCCTCTCGCTCCACCAAGCTCATTCATGGAG GTGTTCGTTACCTAGAGAAAGCTTTCTTTCAACTTGACTATGGCCAACTGAAGTTAGTATTCCATGCACTTGAGGAGCGTAAACAGGTTATTGACAATGCACCACACCTATGTCATGCTTTGCCTTGCATGACACCATGTTTTGACTGGTTTGAAGTACTGTACTACTGGATTGGCTTGAAAATGTACGATTTGGTCGCAGGAGCACGACTCTTACACTTATCGAGATATTATTCTGCTAAGGAGTCTGTTGAACTCTTTCCCACTCTGGCAAAGGAGGGAAAAGGTAGAAGTCTGAGGGGCACAGTTGTTTATTATGATGGACAAATGAATGATGCACGTCTTAATGTTGGGTTGGCTTGCACAGCAGCGTTAGCTGGTGCTGCAGTGCTCAATCACGCCGAAGTTGTATCTTTACTGAAGGATGATGCTGGTGAGCGGATAATTGGTGCACGAATTAGGGACAATTTAACTG GCAAAGAGTTTGATACATATGCAAAAGTAATTGTGAATGCGGCTGGGCCTTTTTGTGATTCTATAAGGAAAATGGCTGACAAAAGTGCACGAGACTTGATTTCTCCAAGCAGTGGTGTACATATTATACTCCCTGATTATTATTCTCCAGAGGGAATGGGCTTGATTGTTCCGAAAACTAAGGATGGACGTGTTGTTTTCATGCTACCATGGTTGGGAAGGACAGTTGCCGGAACTACAGATTCTAATACTAGCTTTACCTTTCTTCCAGAaccacatgaagatgaaataCAATTTATATTGGATGCCATCTCTGATTACCTTAATGTTAAA GTCCGACGCACTGACGTTCTTTCTGCCTGGAGTGGCATTCGTCCATTAGCCATGGACCCATCAGCTAAAAATACCGAGAGTATCTCTAGGGATCATGTTGTCTTTGAGGGTTACCCTGGTTTGGTTACCATTACTGGTGGCAAGTGGACTACCTATAGAAG CATGGCAGAAGATGCTGTCAATACAGCTATAAAGTCTGGGAAGTTGAGCCCCATCAATGCATGTGTCACCAACAATCTCAGGATTGTTGGTGGTGAAGGGTGGGATCCTGCATCTTTTACCATTCTTTCTCAACAGTATGTGCGCATGAAAGTAACATACAAGGGTAAAGTTGTTCCTGGTGTGATGGACACTGCTGCAGCGAAGCACTTGTCTCATGCATATGGAACATTGGCTGAACGTGTTGCTGTCATTGCTCAG AATGAAAATTTGGGTAAGCGACTTGCCCATGGTTACCCTTTTTTGGAGGCTGAGGTGGCCTACTGTGCTCGGCATGAGTATTGTGAATCTGCAATTGACTTCATTTCGAGGAGGTCTCGTCTAGCTTTCCTTGACACAGATGCTGCAGGACGGGCATTACCTCGTGTCATTCAAATATTAGGATCTGAGCACAAATGGGACAAGGCAAGGCAGAAACAAGAGATGCAGAAGGCTAAAGAATTTCTGGAGACTTTTAAATCCTCAAAAAATGCTCAATTCCATGATGGGAAGCATAATTA G